The Reinekea forsetii genome contains the following window.
AGTTTGTATCAATTTATAATCATTCTCAAAGTAACATACAGGTTGCAGATAGCCTTGAGTTCCAAAACAGGTAATATTCGCTAGAACCTGAGAAACGCAGACTACAATAAATATTACTATTTTTCGCATATTATTTTGCTATAAATAAACACATAGATATCACACCAAAAACTAATAACCCGTTTTATCGGGTTAATGAGATTCCGATATACTTCCAAATTATAATATTAGAATAAGAAATAACTTTTTAGTCCTAAAACCGTATTTTTTTACACCGTAACATCCTCTTCGGCCGACATATATAATTACGCATAGGCTTAATGCTCGCTCACTGTGAGGAACACGCTGCAGGATTAGGATTAGACTAATGGGATCAGCCATCAGGGAAACGGTGTCAGAGCAAAGGGATCTGGATCAAGGCTTGGATTGCAGCTTTTAATTTAAAGCGTTGCTTCGATATCGAAAATGCGCGCCATTAAGGTCAATGAATCGAAGGGTGACAAGGCAGGTCATTTTTTTGGCTTGTGGTTTTGGCTTGTGGTTTTGGCTTGTGGCTTTTGAGTCTCGCCGGTTATCGTCTAGGTGGTCGCCACTTCCCTGCTCCACAAAGGGTAATCGATATTGCAGCCTTACCGTGCATAGGTAATCCCCCCCTATATGGCGAGATAATTTATGCGAATGAGATGACGGCAACGCCAACGAAACCAACGCAGAGTGCGGCGATTTGACGACGAGTTACCCTTTCTTTATTGAGCCAAGCAATAATCACTGCAAAGAGCGGACTGCTCGCTAACAGTGTTTGTGCAAGTCCTGCTGACAGCAAATCTAATGACCACTGCAGCATAAATACCCCGATCACCGTGCCAAGAAAAATCGCCAGTATGAGCTTGGTGCTTTGCCGACGGGTAAGCGGTTGGAATCGAATCCTTTGTTTTTGCAGGCGTAAATATCCCAGACCAACGACAGTGAACAGTAGCCCACCCGCAAGACGCCACACTGCAGACTCCAGTACGCCTAATTCAGTAGTACTCAAACAATAACGAGAAATTAATGCGCCCGTCGCTTGGCAGCAAGCGGCTGTAATGGCAAATAATACCGCCACCAGGTCTAACCGGTTGTGATGGCGCCAGCCAATGGCCAGGTCGGATGCCAATAAAACTAAGAATATACCGGCGTAGTGAAGCCAGGTTAACGTCTCACTGAGTAAGACAAAGGCAAGGGTTATGACAATAAATGGCGCAAGCGTCTCAGCGATGAGCAGAGTGTTTTGCTCGCCAATCCGGGTCAACGATGCAAATAAAGCCGTATCGCCTAGGCCAATTCCTATTACTCCACTGTGCATCAGTATTAGACCGGTATTTAAATCGGCGGCGTCCATATTACCGCGCAGGATGTTAGCGGCTTCCCAGAGGTAGGATTCAATGCTGCAGGGTGATGTTGTGGCACCTGAAGGGACCGGTGTTAGGCGGTTGGATAGGGTCTGACTTCGCAGTGGAATGGGGGTTGACGCAAGGGTAGCGGGCAATTTTCTGGGTATGTGACAGGGCGGCAACTTGGGTAAATTCGATTTCTCGCTTTAGGCCCAACGGGCGCATTAGTCCACTCTAGGCTTGATCGCTCAGTGGCCTGTTAGGGCTAGGCTCTTCACTGCCAGATGGCACAGCGCCCTACCTCTCTAATGCCAAGCTAAATTGGCAAACGAGCAGCACTACCCTGGTCTCGTTCCTTGGACCCGACTAAGGGTCGGGGCTGTTTCAAGCATAGCGCACTCGCAACCCATAAACGCGTGCATAGGACGCATCACGCGGCAGTCCCTAATTCAACGCCAAATCGTTCGGTTTCTTATGCTGAGCTCGTGTGGGATAACATCATCAATCAAGCAGTGAATATCGGCTTGGGTAAACTTTGTTTTCATGGCCATCTTTGTCGAAATAGGTCCAGGCGATTTTAATTAATACCTGATGTGACCTAAAACATCCACCTGAAACTAAACTCATACTAGTCAACACCGAAGCAGATGGTATTTTATTTTTTATATAGATTCATTACTAAATAAGTATAGAAATTTTTTAGACAAAAAAAGAATATCCTTAAATTAAAAAAACTCTGTGTTTACAATCAGAAAAAATCGATTCACCAATATACTTATAATTGCCCTCGAATCGTTAAAACGAAAACGGGCATTCGGCCTATAGAAAGATGTTGTATGGAATAGATTATAAAACTATTTTCGAAACAGGATCTATAACAAAAAATGACAACCAAAACCCCTCAATCCATTGATGTAAATCAGCCTAACTATAGAGTATATTCCCATGCCGGGGAGTGGATTCAAGGGCCAATTCTTTGCCCTAGGACCGGTAATTTCGAAAAGGTACTGGTGACACTAAGAACAAACACCCTTAGGACAAGCTTCACTTATAACTCAAACAATAACTACCGCCATGGTAAAAAGATTCAGAACTTAGCGGAGAAGTTAGCAACGAAGTACCATGCCCATATAGACCCCTGTCATTTTATGAAGTTTTCAAACATTCCGATTGGCGTGGGCCTAGGGTCTTCAACTAGTGATTTGGTCGCATTTACCTTTGCATATCTTCACGAGCTAGGTGTTCGTTTGACGCACCTGCAAACATATCAAATGGCAACCGAATACGAGGGATACAGTGATCCTTTGTACGACAGCAGGACGTTTTTATTCAACTCAAAATCGAAAAAGGAGCTGTATTCACTACCATCGATAGGGAAAAAATATAAGGCAGCGCTAACATTTTCGAAACAAGTTAGAGAAATAGTTACAGATGAGCTGCAGTTTAACTATACCCAAGAGGACATTGAGAAATTCAAGATGATTGAGGCGGCCTTTAGACGGGGTATCACAACAGCCAACTTTAAGATGATTTTTGCAGCAGCGGATGCCTCTGCAGTTCAAAATCAACACCATATGTCGTTAGATGACTATGATGAAATTAAGGATATATGTTCCCGGTATGCCATGGGATTCTCCATAAGCCATTCCGGGTCGGCTATTGTAATTCATGCTGAAGACCAGAATTTGGCACTGGTCAGAAAGGTTCTTGCGGGTGAGGGTTATGAATCAAAAAAAATTACAATTTCTCTCTGACTACATAAAGAATGCCATGCCTAGGGTGCATACTCATGGCAGTGATATATTCCTTTCATTTGAATATATGAAACGAATACCGGCAGCCTATATGATCCTGGCTGGCATCCGAACAGGCAAAATTACTGAAAAAACAGTCATTATTGAGTCGAGCTCTGGAACCCTGGCTATTGGCTTGGCCGAAGTGTGTAAGCTATTAGGGCTTGAGTGCCACATAGTTACGGATCCAGCCATTAATGGGACGCCGGAGTTTTTCTGCCATCTACTTGGGGCGGTAATACATAAACTTGACGTTCCAGATGAAAAGGGGAACTTTCAACAAAGAAGGCTGAAGGAAGTCGATCGATTAAGAAACGACATCCGAGATCACTTCTATACCAACCAGTATGACAATCTGGACAATAGAATCTCCTATTGCCAAGTAGCTGCACATATCCTACAGCAAATTGATGGGCCTATTGATTTCCTGGTGTCACCCGTCGGATCTGGAGGTTCCTCTTCCGGCCTGCTCGATTCTCTCAGGTTGATTTTTCCGAATATCTTTGGGGTAGCTATCGATACCCAGGGTTCAGTCCTATTTGGCGATGAAAACTATGAGCGCAAGCTGCGTGGACTCGGTAATAGCCTAATACCACACAATCTTAACTCCTCGGCATTTCAACGTGTGTATTGGGTGACCCAGGATGACGCAATATTAGGCTGCCAACGGCTGTATACAGAACACAATATTTTTGCTGGCCTAAGTTCGGGCGCAGCCTTTAAGGCTCATGAACATCTAAGGCAAGAACATGCACATTCAACCATCATGAGCGTTATGCCCGATACAGGCTACAGATACCTTGAAACGATAGATAAAGAACAACTCATTTCCTCTGCGGTTCCTTTAAAGATTAAAAGCCCGATCAACTTGAACCGGAACAACCCTGCATTTACCTATATGGAGCTTTAAAGGTGATTTTCCTACTAGCCAACAACTTACAGAAACTGGATGATAATAAGGTTGGTTTTTCGAATCATCTACTGGAGATCGAAGAAAAAGTCTTCATAGGTGACATAAACACAATCGTATTTCGGAATAATGAGTATTTCATCCAAGGCACCGACATTAAAGAGCCTCTTCGGCTGGGGTCGGCCGTCAGTCCAGTAGTAGAGACGAACATGCGTAAAGCAAGAATCATTTGGCCACTAAATCAACCAGCCGAATGTTTTAAGCTAGATGTTTGGTCAATGTTGTACGCCATTTACCAAGAAACACCTATGGTCAATGATCCATCGAGCATGCTACTGGTCAACAATAAAGCTTTTTTATCAGCCATGCCCAGTAAAACCAGACCCAAGGGTGTCATTTCTTCCTTTAAAAAAGACCATCAAAATTTCGCCCGAACCCAAACCTCTATCATTAAGCCGTTGAATGATGGTTGCGGCAATGGCGTCTTTCAGCTGGGCGCAGGCAATACAAACGATACGGCGATCATTCAATATCTTTGCGGGGGTGGCAGTGGCGACAGCATTCACAGCTCGGCTGTGAAGGGTCTTGATAGACAATATGCGTACACCCAAGAACAGATTGCCGATAGTGTTGAATATCGACTAATAATAGCCGCCGGCGAAGTAATTGGGGTGCATGGGAGGAGCCGAACTAAGGAACATAGAGGCAATATCAGTCAGAGTGGCATTTTTTTTGCCGTCCATGATATCGCCGGGTTTAAGGACGAATGGGCCTGGCTGGCGAAAAAACTCACCTCTTTAAGGCTAAATTATTGCGGTTTAGACATTATCGGAGGAAAACTCCTTGAGTTTAACTTGGTGGATCCAGGTGGTTTGTTTGATATACAACAGGAGCAGGGTTTGGACCTTTTCCCAGAAGCATGGGAGCGAATTCGTGCAGCCGTTTCGTAGTTCTATATCATGGGTTATTACCCCGCTCCAAACTGGCTTATTAGGCGGAATATTATTATCATTCGTTTCATTTTGGATGTTTCGAACCGCTCTAAACACCTATGTGGCATCCCAAGATGGCACACCCTTTCATTTGTCTATCATAGAATCTGCATACTTCCTGCCATCCCTATTCTTCACTCTGATAGGTGGCCAGATTGCCGACTCAGACAAGAGGCGAAACTCGCTAATTATTTTGCTGCTGATCTACCTTGCTTTACAACTACTATTGGGCATGCACATCCTATTGCTGGGCTACAGTTTCGTAACGTTGGCGCTCATTACCGCTATGCTAGGCGTGACGGGTGCTTTAAAAAACCCTGTGACGGAATTAGTTGTAAAAGATTTTGCTACTGACAACATCAACCACCTGATATCTGGAAGCATGTTGGCGTTTAACCTTGGCAGGGTCATTGGACCTATAATCGTTGGCTTGGCCGCTATACAGTGCTCAAAAGCATCGATAATTCTAGTTGCTGCTGCAATAAACCTTCCGTTAGTTTTTATACTTCTTTATACAAAAACCAACCAGGACGGACAGCGTTCAATTCAAATCGAACCAGACACTAATATGAAACGGCCAATCTCGAGCCTTGTGGTAATTACTTCCCTGTACTTTATTTGTTCAAATTTACTCTGGACAACCTTGCCATTTGTCTTAGCCGATCTGCCAGCATACGCGACGACCGTCTATGGTTATTGTTTTTCTGTGTTTGGTTTAGGCGCCGTTGCCGCAGCACCTCTATATCCAAGATTACGTCGATCCCTTACCTTTACTCAGCTATTCACTATTTCTGCCTTATTCTACTCAGTGGTGTATGTGATGTTTTTAAGCAAAAATATACCACTAATACTCGCCTCCGTTTTCCTAGCCGGAATATCCATGACAATATTCGGTTCAGGTATCTCTTCCTATATTTTAGAGGAATCTACACAACGAAACGGACGCGATATGTCTATTCTAATTACTGCGATGAACTCCTCATTGGCATTTGGAAGCCTCTTTCTAAGCGCCCTTGTAACCAAGTTCGGAATTGGGATTGGCGTTGCGTTAACGACCACCATTCTGGTTTTTATAATCCCGTTATATTCATGGAGATACCTAAATGTATAGGGTTCTGGTTTTGGACGGCAATAGATCAGCTTTGAATGCCATACCAATAGGGTTTGATGTTTATTTTTTGCAGTCGTTAGAGCGTAATAGTCTAGTGTCCGACCACGCACAGGATCATATACTGATCTATAGAGATAAAAACGAAGCAGTAAACATTGCAGCCCGGCTCCACCGCGATTTCAAACTCGATTCAGTACTGTGCTTTTATGAGTTTTCACTTGAACTGGCGGCGACTATTGCAGATAGCTTATCTATTACAGGACATAGCCCAGATGTTATTAAAAGGACACGAAATAAGTTAGCCATGAGAGAATTTTTTAGGGATGGTATATTTGATAATGTTCCTTTTTATAACGTCTTGGATATTGCTACTGATGAACATCTTTTAAGCGGATTGAGCTATCCAATAGTCATAAAGCCAATAGACGGCGCAGGTTCTGCAGGGGTGAAAATACTTGATGATAAAGGGGCGTTAAAGACATTCTTAGTGTCTACAGGCCCAGAAGATTACGCAGATTACATGATTGAACAGTTCATTAATGGCACAGAATATAGTGTAGAGGCTTTGGTACTAGAGGGTGAAATATACCACATCGAGCTAACAAGGAAGTTTAAGTATTTAAATCAAACGGTTGAGATTGCGCACCAATATCCTGCAATAGTCAACAGCAGCATCCGCTCGGCAATCACTCAATTTGTTAGCAGGATGATTCAAGACCTTAAAATACAATTTGGCCCAGTACACACCGAGGTCATACTCTCGGACAGTTCCGAGATACATCTGGTTGAGACCCACACTCGTTATGGGGGAGATAGGATATGGTTGATGACAAAGGATGTCTCTGGCTTTGGCCCCCAAGAGGCCGGCTATTTTACGAGTGTCGGCTTGCCGCCGATTAAAACGGATACTGCTTGGAAGAGCGCATTTGTGTACTTTCACCATGGACCAGGACGAATCACTTCAGTTGATTTGCAAGCTACAGATTTACAGAAGGCAGAAGTCCATCACGAGATAGAAATCAATACAGCCAAGATTCACAGCATCCCTAGGTCTTCCGATGACCGGTTCGGTTTTAGTTATGCAAAATTTAGGAAACCTCATGACCCTAGTGCATTATTACAGATGTTTAAAAAAATAATTTTGTTGGAGTAACTATGTTTGTATATGTCCTTGAAACAAATACTACGGGTTCCGGGCTGGATATTCTGAGATGCAATGAAGGCAAATGCATTCTAGTTACCTCAGACATTCAAAAATACAGGAATGACATTTCCTATTCCGAACTGCACCGCGAGAACACAATTTCATTTGACACCTTCAATCATATGGTCGGCAGTAGCAATTGGGCCGGCAAAGAGCCTATGGCAATAATCTCGAATTCCGACAGACGGCTAGCAGATGCTATCAATTACAGTACTAAACTTGGCTTGCCCTGCCCAAATATTGGGACGTTGGCGTCTTTTATGGATAAAAGTGAATTTAGACGATCATCGGAGTCAAATGGGGTGCCTACCCCAAAGTATGGGATAATAAATGATCGATATACGCATCAGATTCAAGCTTTGGCGGTAAATTTCCCAGTAGTTGTTAAACCGAACACCGGCACGGGCAGTATAGGCGTCATGCTCTGCTACGACAGCCGTGAACTGGAATATGCCGTTGAACAAGCATTCTGCTATGGAGCTTCAACTGGCGTGTTGATCGAAGAATACATCGAAGGGCCGCTCTATTCATTGGAGGTGGTTTTCGATGTTAACAAAGAGTACGCAATATTAGGGATAACGAATCGTGAACTTGGACCTGCCCCATTCTTTGTTGAAACGGGTTATTCCTTCCCCGTATACCTCTCGGGAGAATATGTCGAAAGTGTTATTGACCAGTTACTGCCCTTGGTGCCGCCTAATCAGTCGATTATGCTTCATGTCGAATTCATCGTGGATATTAATTCAAGGAAACCGATATTGGTTGAAGTGAACCCGCGAGTAGGTGGCGGTATGCTGTCACGGATGATGTCCGATAGTTTGGGTATAAATGTATTCGAATACTATCTTAAATCTTGGATGCAACGAATCGACTGCACCGGCATTTCATCATCAAGGACGGACAAGGTAACGACACATTTTTGGAAGTACCCAGATAGAAAGGGCCAGGTATCAATACTCATAAACGGGTTAAAACCCCTACTCTCTGATTTTGTAATCTATTATAAAGTCTTGGTCAGTGAGGGGGACGTTGTAGAGGTGGCTAGGGATTTCAATGGGCCATTGTGCAGTGTACTAATTCAGTCAACTTCAATTACACTGAATTTTGATCTAAAGGATTACTTTAGAAAATCATTGGATGGAGCCTTTACATATGACAATTAACATTCGGCCCATCGACAGAGAACATAAAAAGCAAATAGTAGCAATCACCTCCGCTCTCGAAAATAACCTGTTCAATCCGAACCCACCCTCTTCAAATGAATCAGCAGATGTCGTTGAGGAGTGGATCCTTAACAGCAAACGAAAACCGATGTATAGAGCAGCCCTAATGGATAATTTGGTGGTTGGGATTGGTGGCGCGGTTGAAAAGAATTTAGATGGCTATGGACCCTTTGCAAACATCTATTTCCGGGTTTGCCATAATCATACCGGCCAAGGCATTGGTAAGGCATTAGCGATACGGGGAATCGAGGAAGCGATGGCGTTGAGATTGACTTGTTTGGCTATTACTAGGGCTAATAATATTCCTGCCATCAAACTGTTAGAATCGCTACAGTTTCGGCCAATTAAATGCCGTAGCCCTGATCTTGAGAAAAGCCAAATTGTTTTCGAACTCAATCCTGTCCCGTAGTTTGACTACGGGTCATGGCAAGACGATTTAAGCAAAACTTGTCTTAGTGTTGACTCCTATTGTTACTAAAATGACTAAATAACAAAGATATACATTGCCCTGCTTTTTTTACCCTCCCCTACTTGGCCTTTGCCACTTTAATCCCCCCCTATATGGCGAGATGATTTATGCGAATGAGATGACGGCAACGCCAACGAA
Protein-coding sequences here:
- a CDS encoding DMT family transporter; this encodes MDAADLNTGLILMHSGVIGIGLGDTALFASLTRIGEQNTLLIAETLAPFIVITLAFVLLSETLTWLHYAGIFLVLLASDLAIGWRHHNRLDLVAVLFAITAACCQATGALISRYCLSTTELGVLESAVWRLAGGLLFTVVGLGYLRLQKQRIRFQPLTRRQSTKLILAIFLGTVIGVFMLQWSLDLLSAGLAQTLLASSPLFAVIIAWLNKERVTRRQIAALCVGFVGVAVISFA
- a CDS encoding pyridoxal-phosphate dependent enzyme → MNQKKLQFLSDYIKNAMPRVHTHGSDIFLSFEYMKRIPAAYMILAGIRTGKITEKTVIIESSSGTLAIGLAEVCKLLGLECHIVTDPAINGTPEFFCHLLGAVIHKLDVPDEKGNFQQRRLKEVDRLRNDIRDHFYTNQYDNLDNRISYCQVAAHILQQIDGPIDFLVSPVGSGGSSSGLLDSLRLIFPNIFGVAIDTQGSVLFGDENYERKLRGLGNSLIPHNLNSSAFQRVYWVTQDDAILGCQRLYTEHNIFAGLSSGAAFKAHEHLRQEHAHSTIMSVMPDTGYRYLETIDKEQLISSAVPLKIKSPINLNRNNPAFTYMEL
- a CDS encoding MFS transporter; amino-acid sequence: MQPFRSSISWVITPLQTGLLGGILLSFVSFWMFRTALNTYVASQDGTPFHLSIIESAYFLPSLFFTLIGGQIADSDKRRNSLIILLLIYLALQLLLGMHILLLGYSFVTLALITAMLGVTGALKNPVTELVVKDFATDNINHLISGSMLAFNLGRVIGPIIVGLAAIQCSKASIILVAAAINLPLVFILLYTKTNQDGQRSIQIEPDTNMKRPISSLVVITSLYFICSNLLWTTLPFVLADLPAYATTVYGYCFSVFGLGAVAAAPLYPRLRRSLTFTQLFTISALFYSVVYVMFLSKNIPLILASVFLAGISMTIFGSGISSYILEESTQRNGRDMSILITAMNSSLAFGSLFLSALVTKFGIGIGVALTTTILVFIIPLYSWRYLNV
- a CDS encoding GNAT family N-acetyltransferase; its protein translation is MTINIRPIDREHKKQIVAITSALENNLFNPNPPSSNESADVVEEWILNSKRKPMYRAALMDNLVVGIGGAVEKNLDGYGPFANIYFRVCHNHTGQGIGKALAIRGIEEAMALRLTCLAITRANNIPAIKLLESLQFRPIKCRSPDLEKSQIVFELNPVP
- a CDS encoding ATP-grasp domain-containing protein; its protein translation is MYRVLVLDGNRSALNAIPIGFDVYFLQSLERNSLVSDHAQDHILIYRDKNEAVNIAARLHRDFKLDSVLCFYEFSLELAATIADSLSITGHSPDVIKRTRNKLAMREFFRDGIFDNVPFYNVLDIATDEHLLSGLSYPIVIKPIDGAGSAGVKILDDKGALKTFLVSTGPEDYADYMIEQFINGTEYSVEALVLEGEIYHIELTRKFKYLNQTVEIAHQYPAIVNSSIRSAITQFVSRMIQDLKIQFGPVHTEVILSDSSEIHLVETHTRYGGDRIWLMTKDVSGFGPQEAGYFTSVGLPPIKTDTAWKSAFVYFHHGPGRITSVDLQATDLQKAEVHHEIEINTAKIHSIPRSSDDRFGFSYAKFRKPHDPSALLQMFKKIILLE
- a CDS encoding ATP-grasp domain-containing protein, producing MFVYVLETNTTGSGLDILRCNEGKCILVTSDIQKYRNDISYSELHRENTISFDTFNHMVGSSNWAGKEPMAIISNSDRRLADAINYSTKLGLPCPNIGTLASFMDKSEFRRSSESNGVPTPKYGIINDRYTHQIQALAVNFPVVVKPNTGTGSIGVMLCYDSRELEYAVEQAFCYGASTGVLIEEYIEGPLYSLEVVFDVNKEYAILGITNRELGPAPFFVETGYSFPVYLSGEYVESVIDQLLPLVPPNQSIMLHVEFIVDINSRKPILVEVNPRVGGGMLSRMMSDSLGINVFEYYLKSWMQRIDCTGISSSRTDKVTTHFWKYPDRKGQVSILINGLKPLLSDFVIYYKVLVSEGDVVEVARDFNGPLCSVLIQSTSITLNFDLKDYFRKSLDGAFTYDN
- a CDS encoding ATP-grasp domain-containing protein, which codes for MIFLLANNLQKLDDNKVGFSNHLLEIEEKVFIGDINTIVFRNNEYFIQGTDIKEPLRLGSAVSPVVETNMRKARIIWPLNQPAECFKLDVWSMLYAIYQETPMVNDPSSMLLVNNKAFLSAMPSKTRPKGVISSFKKDHQNFARTQTSIIKPLNDGCGNGVFQLGAGNTNDTAIIQYLCGGGSGDSIHSSAVKGLDRQYAYTQEQIADSVEYRLIIAAGEVIGVHGRSRTKEHRGNISQSGIFFAVHDIAGFKDEWAWLAKKLTSLRLNYCGLDIIGGKLLEFNLVDPGGLFDIQQEQGLDLFPEAWERIRAAVS
- a CDS encoding GHMP family kinase ATP-binding protein, whose product is MTTKTPQSIDVNQPNYRVYSHAGEWIQGPILCPRTGNFEKVLVTLRTNTLRTSFTYNSNNNYRHGKKIQNLAEKLATKYHAHIDPCHFMKFSNIPIGVGLGSSTSDLVAFTFAYLHELGVRLTHLQTYQMATEYEGYSDPLYDSRTFLFNSKSKKELYSLPSIGKKYKAALTFSKQVREIVTDELQFNYTQEDIEKFKMIEAAFRRGITTANFKMIFAAADASAVQNQHHMSLDDYDEIKDICSRYAMGFSISHSGSAIVIHAEDQNLALVRKVLAGEGYESKKITISL